Proteins encoded in a region of the Solanum dulcamara chromosome 9, daSolDulc1.2, whole genome shotgun sequence genome:
- the LOC129902738 gene encoding protein FAF-like, chloroplastic produces MSTHCVKMIKNSNLSLKIKEEEEEAIVSILDNVDSTSSNGEEDHHEQLIKDQPTKTFDWSSILSSSKNEDSSNMLIPTSPYVHPLDKRSISSLSEKSLEICTESLGSETGSGSDCFPSSPTSMYEDSDADKDNHHHHHHQQQYSVVSKSSEDFHVYNHSKISISSCRSFPPSLPSIHMQSRRQNGRLILEAAFVPPKNSLHAQRIDGHLLLTFINQNDSNLEMEKSCEDEVEEFEQLFDDIQEEEDESTMMEQSTRLSSKMTNVNKASMMIIEQKNQLTWSKCTISFSMTSDYLYFNSTYINSINLMTEEEKNTSNIRECYTYPSSVSQPLPPPRDVAEVILAPPLMAKTSLNAYEYFWRKKPTVGNIVNNSTITKYYYNNKQVGLAPLANGTHTKATSITKIATCTQELVLIREKKASTMNNNLVPFLRSCKEPRRSLVIWEPYCIATS; encoded by the coding sequence ATGTCAACACATTGTGTAAAAATGATCAAGAACTCCAACTTGTCTTTAaagataaaagaagaagaagaagaggcaATTGTGTCAATTCTTGATAATGTTGATTCCACTTCTTCAAATGGAGAAGAAGATCATCATGAGCAATTGATCAAAGATCAACCAACCAAAACATTTGATTGGAGTTCAATTTTATCTTCTTCAAAGAATGAAGATTCATCTAATATGCTAATTCCAACTAGTCCTTATGTTCATCCGCTTGACAAAAGATCAATAAGTTCTTTGAGTGAAAAAAGTCTTGAAATTTGCACTGAGAGCCTTGGATCAGAGACTGGCTCTGGCTCTGATTGTTTTCCCTCTTCACCTACTTCTATGTATGAAGACTCAGACGCTGACAAAGACAATCATcaccatcaccatcaccagCAACAATATTCTGTTGTCTCAAAATCCTCAGAGGATTTTCATGTTTATAATCATAGCAAGATATCGATATCTTCTTGTAGATCTTTTCCTCCATCTCTTCCTTCTATTCACATGCAATCACGCAGACAAAATGGTAGATTGATTCTTGAAGCGGCTTTTGTTCCACCTAAGAATAGTCTTCATGCTCAACGCATTGATGGTCACCTTCTTCTCACCTTTATCAATCAAAACGATTCGAATCTAGAAATGGAGAAATCATGTGAGGATGAAGTTGAAGAGTTTGAGCAACTATTCGATGATATTCAAGAAGAGGAGGATGAGAGCACTATGATGGAACAAAGTACAAGATTGTCAAGTAAGATGACAAATGTGAACAAAGCTTCCATGATGATCATAGAGCAAAAGAATCAACTAACATGGTCTAAATGTACTATTAGTTTCAGCATGACATctgattatttatattttaacaGCACGTACATCAACTCAATAAACTTGATgacagaagaagagaaaaatactAGTAACATCAGAGAATGTTACACTTATCCTTCATCGGTTTCTCAACCACTACCTCCACCACGAGACGTGGCTGAGGTAATCCTCGCACCACCACTGATGGCGAAAACCTCATTAAATGCTTATGAATACTTTTGGAGGAAGAAACCAACCGTGGGAAATATTGTGAATAATTCCACTATTACCAAGTACTACTACAATAATAAGCAAGTTGGTCTAGCACCATTAGCTAATGGTACTCATACCAAAGCCACAAGTATAACAAAGATAGCAACATGTACACAAGAATTGGTGCTAATTAGAGAGAAGAAGGCATCAACTATGAACAACAATTTGGTGCCTTTTTTGAGAAGTTGCAAAGAGCCAAGGAGATCTCTAGTAATTTGGGAGCCTTATTGCATCGCCACCTCCTAA